The region taTAAAAAGTACGATCAAATGACAtatgttttatatatgaaaaaaaaatacacttgGTGGTGATGAGAGAGGTGGCAGGGAAGAGTCAGGGAGGAGGGTCGCCGTGTGCGGCGTGCAAGCTGCTGCGCCGGCGGTGTGCTGAGGACTGTGTGTTTGCACCATACTTTCCGGCTGACCAGCCTCACAAGTTTGCTAGTGTGCATAAGGTCTTTGGTGCTAGTAATGTTAACAAGCTCTTGCAGGTAAACTAACTACCTTAGTATCTTAGTTCATTGAATTGTCCATCTTactatttttctctcttgaaCATGATGTAATGAGAATCATCAATGTGTTACTAGACTCTTAGTTCACTGAATTCTTGGTCTCTTTCTTGACTTTGTAAGCTTAGTTGAAACTCTCTTTCTATCTATCTCTAGAAAACTTGATCTAACCTTAGTGCAacctaaaacttgataaaatgaGAATTTATCAATTTCTAAGCTAATTCAATTCATCCTTGTTCTCTCTCTTGGTAATGTGAACTTACTTAAAAGCCTTGactaaaagaacaagaacaatgaGGAAGCATTCCTCTAAAAAGTCTCTGTTTACTACTCTAAAAAGGTGCAGCATAGACTCTGTACTCTATCAATCTAAggataaatacacacacacttGGAAATCACATTGTTGCAaagtttttgcaattttttttttctttgaagtttGAGTTATGGATATAAATAATTGAGCTTTTAGGTGATTGGGTAGCCGTGCAGTCAAATGTCACATATCATAAGCAGTAGAACTGAACATGTGAAGACTGAAGACCTTGAAGGCACATGGGAGTTCATGTTGGGATCAGTGaaacaacaaactaaaattTTGTCCTTTCTACTGTCTAAATTTCTGCATCTCCATCAAAAAAAACCAAACGAGCATGAGAGAATATTGATATGAACCTAGATGAACATGCACTCACATTTTAAAATGAATTCCACGAAGTATGATAGAAGCTGCATAATTAAAGAGTGTATGTGACTTACACAGGAACTCCCGGTGCAACACCGGAGTGACGCGGTTAGCAGCTTGGTGTATGAGGCGAATGCGAGGGTTCGAGATCCCGTCTATGGCTGTGTTGGCGCCATCTCTTCATTGCAACAACAGGTTGATGCTTTACAAACACAATTAGCAATCGCGCAAGCATATAGATAATTTTGTCAGAAACCATGCATATCATAGAAACTCGATGAGCAGAATGAAGTATATAGATCAAGAGCCTCACATGTCCAACGGTAGTATTATCAGATAGTGCTCATCATGTTCCCTATAATTTTGTCAGAATTCTGGCCAGTTCAAgcattgtgaccacaaagagaAGTTGATAAATAACCAAATTTAAACCAGAATTTGGCCATTAATCTCTAAAGATTGAAATGTCATTCATTACCAAAAGTCCCGACAAGAGCATATATGATCCACTCCTGAAATGATGAAATCTGTTATTGTTACTTGATAACACAGAACAAAAGAAGACACATAAAtcatatgttattgtttcttgcTTATATTCCTTATATCTAATAAACCAAATCTTGCacaacaacatatataaaaagaaagaaagaaatgagatTAAAAAAGAAGGCTTCTAAACAAGAGATGATGATTTCCACCTACTTTTCAAAAGTGATAATGTTGATCGTGACCATTTCACAAAAATGGCACATATATAAGAAATAAGATACTCTACTTGAAGAACAGAGATGAATTGAACTTTATAAACAACAGAGCAATAGAGGCTGATAGTCCTAAAGTTATTGGTTAAATGCCATCTGTTGAATCAACAACTAGGTTTCTCAAGTGTTCATCAAGAGAACAAGAACCAATGATGCAAGGGATCTCTTGCAATTTTTCAGagtacaaaaatacaaatatatagaaTACAAAAATCCAGCTACCACATTCTGCTGCACAAAAATATCCGGCATTGTAAAAAGTATTCTACCAGAAACTAATACTTGTGCACCTAATTCTAATTACATTAGgaaaataattcattttgtGCTCTATGGTGTTCTTGGTTCCAAAGAAAGGATTTACGTTGTGCTAATGAAGTAGAAAAAAACTTTGTCATCTTCAGGAAGAATATAAGAACTAGACAAGTTATAATTCCAATCCAATAAAGGAACAAGACCATTGATCAAATCTTGGTTGCTcagacaaacaaaaataaaagattctTATGTTGGGCAAAGCAGGAAAATTACCTAAATTTACAATTATAGGAATATAAACTGAAATATACCACAGTTGTGTATTAGCAATATTACACATTTTTTTAGGGGTTATGCAGCCA is a window of Dioscorea cayenensis subsp. rotundata cultivar TDr96_F1 chromosome 5, TDr96_F1_v2_PseudoChromosome.rev07_lg8_w22 25.fasta, whole genome shotgun sequence DNA encoding:
- the LOC120260050 gene encoding LOB domain-containing protein 4-like, with amino-acid sequence MREVAGKSQGGGSPCAACKLLRRRCAEDCVFAPYFPADQPHKFASVHKVFGASNVNKLLQELPVQHRSDAVSSLVYEANARVRDPVYGCVGAISSLQQQVDALQTQLAIAQAYR